The following are encoded in a window of Solidesulfovibrio magneticus RS-1 genomic DNA:
- a CDS encoding DUF6573 family protein, whose translation MIVDDEWNLVYSYTRAQALADGVLVDVTDAARAVGFKVHTAVTATLYHGYVEPPEGIAGEGQSTAGRLHDLLFLVLCSAKKSSPGADRATVRVAFLMKPGRTVTVNVIAHIGPGDHGEPVLTLMLPEDD comes from the coding sequence ATGATTGTCGATGATGAATGGAATCTTGTGTACAGTTACACCAGGGCACAGGCCCTCGCTGACGGGGTGTTGGTCGATGTCACCGACGCCGCCAGGGCCGTCGGGTTTAAGGTCCATACCGCAGTCACTGCGACACTGTACCACGGGTACGTCGAACCACCAGAGGGAATCGCCGGGGAGGGACAATCCACAGCTGGCCGCCTCCACGATTTGCTTTTCCTGGTGCTCTGCTCTGCCAAAAAGAGCTCTCCTGGTGCGGATCGAGCGACAGTCCGGGTCGCATTCCTCATGAAACCAGGGCGGACGGTGACGGTGAATGTCATCGCGCATATCGGTCCCGGTGATCATGGTGAGCCAGTTTTGACTTTAATGCTCCCTGAGGACGATTAA